One region of Solanum pennellii chromosome 6, SPENNV200 genomic DNA includes:
- the LOC107022293 gene encoding uncharacterized protein LOC107022293, with amino-acid sequence MERDGFQFVRKCHQCQIHSYLIHSPPLELYPMYALWPFVTCGIDVIGPIESKASNGHLFILVAIDYFTKWVEVVTFKSVTKKAMVEFVHSNIICRFGIPKIITTDNAMNLNSHLIKENCEQFKIVHRHSTPYRPKANGAVEAANKNIKKILRKMVQGSRRWHDKLPFALMGYRTTVRTPVGATPYLLVYETEVVIPAEVEIPSL; translated from the coding sequence ATGGAGCGAGATGGCTTCCAATTTGTTCGTAAGTGCCATCAGTGCCAAATTCATAGTTACTTGATTCACTCACCCCCTTTAGAGTTGTATCCTATGTATGCTCTGTGGCCTTTTGTTACATGCGGAATAGACGTTATTGGTCCAATAGAGTCGAAAGCATCTAACGGTCATCTGTTTATTTTAGTTGCCATCGATTACTTTACCAAATGGGTAGAAGTTGTCACGTTCAAATCAGTTACGAAGAAAGCGATGGTGGAATTCGTTCATTCCAACATCATATGTCGTTTTGGCATACCAAAAATCATTACTACAGATAATGCAATGAATCTCAACAGCCACTTGATAAAGGAAAATTGTGAGCAATTTAAAATTGTTCATCGTCATTCAACCCCTTATCGTCCCAAAGCAAATGGGGCTGTTGAAGCTGCGAATaaaaacatcaagaagattctTAGAAAAATGGTGCAAGGATCAAGACGGTGGCATGATAAATTACCCTTCGCTCTCATGGGATATCGCACGACTGTTCGTACGCCAGTCGGTGCAACTCCCTACTTATTGGTTTATGAAACTGAGGTTGTCATACCCGCAGAAGTTGAAATCCCTTCACTTTGA
- the LOC107022291 gene encoding agamous-like MADS-box protein AGL66, with translation MMKKTEDPVSRQQFYSKCKDSIVKKSNELGALCDTNIALLMVSPNGEMTSYSSGKSFEDIMIKEMNQPDELNRRSTPNPDEEAHKEKLTELQKILSEAKEKRSSYEPQVENINTLEEADAYKEYLLGAMGRVQQSKEPVGDGRFDETSWITLESQKHIFYNASTFNKT, from the exons ATGATGAAGAAAACTGAGGATCCAGTATCTCGTCAACAGTTCTACTCAAAATGCAAGGATAGCATTGTTAAGAAGTCAAATGAGTTGGGGGCTTTATGTGACACAAATATTGCACTGTTAATGGTTTCTCCAAATGGTGAAATGACCAGCTATTCTAGTGGAAAAAG TTTTGAAGATATTATGATCAAAGAAATGAACCAACCTGATGAACTGAATCGACG ATCCACTCCAAATCCAGATGAAGAG GCTCATAAGGAGAAGCTTACTGAGCTCCAAAAAATACTAAGTGAagcaaaagagaaaagaag TTCTTATGAACCACAAGTGGAGAATATCAACACACTGGAAGAAGCTGATGCATATAAGGAGTATCTTCTGGGTGCTATGGGACGGGTTCAACAATCCAAA GAACCAGTAGGGGATGgaagatttgatgaaacaagttGGATCACATTGGAGAGTCAAAAGCACATTTTCTATAATGCTTCTACCTTTAACAAAAcctaa